From one Paramormyrops kingsleyae isolate MSU_618 chromosome 1, PKINGS_0.4, whole genome shotgun sequence genomic stretch:
- the LOC111858934 gene encoding calcitonin gene-related peptide type 1 receptor-like, with product MYKEITRYRIMNAQFECYQRIMKDVNRTREGSMCNRTWDGWLCWDDTEAGITSDQFCPDYFDNFDLTEMVTKICTESGYWFIHPESNRTWTNYTSCRKTIIEGGITAMNLLYLALIGDGLSLISLFISLGIFFHFKSLSCQRITLHKNLFFSFVLNSIASIWLMTSTKNNEVVQQNPTSCRLSMLIHLYLFGCNYFWMLCEGIYLHTLIVVAVFAEKQHLMWYYLLGWGFPLIPALIYAVARSYYHNDNCWISSNTSLLYIIHGPIVAALLVNLFFLLNIIRVLITKLKVTHQTETSLYMKAVRATLILVPLLGIQFVLWPYKPHSHVASEVYDYIMHILIHYQGLLVATIFCFFNGEVQGVLRRHWNQYRIQFGTPLAHPDALRSASYTASSITDVPGCYSIESLTEHFNGKGCHDTETSIFKPESPFA from the exons ATGTACAAGGAAATCACCAGATACAGAATCATGAATGCTCAGTTTGAGTGCTACCAGAGGATCATGAAGGATGTCAACCGAACACGAGAAG GGTCCATGTGTAACCGCACCTGGGATGGCTGGCTATGCTGGGACGACACCGAAGCCGGCATCACCTCTGATCAGTTCTGCCCCGACTACTTTGACAACTTTGACCTTACAG AAATGGTGACAAAGATTTGCACAGAGAGTGGCTATTGGTTCATACATCCTGAAAGTAATAGAACCTGGACCAACTACACCAGCTGTAGAAAAACTATCATTGAAGGAGGAATA ACTGCGATGAATTTGTTATACTTGGCCCTGATTGGTGATGGATTGTCACTTATATCTTTGTTTATTTCACTTGGGATCTTTTTCCACTTCAA GAGTTTAAGTTGCCAAAGGATTACTCTGCACAAGaacctcttcttctccttcgTATTGAATTCCATTGCCTCAATCTGGTTAATGACTTCCACCAAGAACAATGAGGTGGTGCAGCAAAACCCA ACCAGCTGCAGGCTGTCCATGCTGATCCATCTCTACCTGTTCGGCTGTAACTACTTCTGGATGCTGTGTGAGGGGATCTACTTGCACACTCTCATTGTGGTGGCGGTGTTTGCTGAGAAACAGCACCTGATGTGGTACTATCTGCTGGGATGGG GATTCCCACTGATACCAGCCCTGATCTACGCAGTAGCCCGCAGTTACTACCACAATGATAA TTGTTGGATCAGCTCTAATACATCACTGCTGTACATCATCCATGGCCCTATTGTGGCAGCTTTATTG GTTAACCTCTTCTTTTTGCTCAACATCATCCGTGTTCTGATCACCAAGCTCAAGGTGACCCATCAGACGGAGACTAGCCTATACATGAAGGCTGTACGGGCCACACTGATTCTGGTGCCGCTCCTGGGGATCCAGTTTGTGCTGTGGCCATACAAGCCCCATAGTCATGTGGCATCTGAAGTCTACGATTATATTATGCACATCCTGATACATTACCAG gGGCTGCTGGTGGCCACCATATTCTGTTTCTTTAATGGGGAG GTGCAAGGGGTTCTGAGAAGACACTGGAACCAGTATCGCATTCAGTTCGGTACACCCTTGGCTCACCCAGATGCCCTGCGCTCAGCATCCTACACAGCCTCCAGCATCACCGATGTGCCCGGCTGCTACAGCATCGAAAGCCTCACGGAACACTTTAATGGCAAGGGCTGCCATGACACTGAGACCAGCATATTCAAACCAGAGAGCCCCTTTGCCTGA